A genome region from Indicator indicator isolate 239-I01 chromosome 24, UM_Iind_1.1, whole genome shotgun sequence includes the following:
- the LOC128975057 gene encoding oxidative stress-responsive serine-rich protein 1-like → MDLEAKDEEEESLQTAFKKLRVDAAGCTAALPVGDGTVLRTPTRAAVDGGKQQPACCKEAWHGCVRKPSRGSARVPRRRRSKSPVLHPPKFTYCSLKASSQLKHKAQADVSKGSGSSDSLVTAEHGTKDGCRSRSEATDDRTEPLEAFTAKEPLEKSRDNCLALSSSFESSLHSSQTSDFQSLSMLSNSKQCPCRDQKCQCRQWRAMQVYSFSGLRSVLSECEKAVLGVQALQNRSPCGAASSGSPRSCSEQARAFVDDVTIEDLSGYMEYYLYIPKKMSHMAEMMYT, encoded by the exons ATGGACTTGGAAGCTAAGGATGAAGAAGAAGAGAGTCTGCAAACAGCTTTCAAAAAGCTGAGAGTGGATGCAGCAGG gtgcactgcagctctgcccgTGGGCGACGGCACGGTGCTCAGAACCCCGACAAGAGCAGCCGTGGATGGGGGcaaacagcagcctgcctgctgcaagGAAGCCTGGCATGG GTGTGTGAGGAAGCCTTCCCGAGGATCAGCAAGAGTCCCACGGCGCAGACGCTCCAAGTCTCCCGTCCTGCATCCTCCCAAGTTCACCTATTGCAGTCTgaaagccagcagccagctgaaacACAAAGCCCAGGCAGATGTGTCCAAGGGCAGTGGCAGCTCAGACAGTTTGGTGACAGCAGAGCACGGGACCAAGGACGGGTGCAGATCTCGCTCGGAGGCCACTGATGACAGAACAGAACCCTTAGAAGCTTTCACAGCCAAAGAGCCTTTGGAGAAGTCAAGAGATAATTGCCTTGCTCTCAGCTCATCCTTTGAGAGTAGCTTGCATTCTAGCCAAACCTCTGATTTCCAGTCCTTGTCCATGCTCAGCAACAGCAAGCAGTGTCCTTGCAGAGACCAGAAGTGCCAGTGCAGGCAGTGGAGAGCCATGCAGGTTTACTCCTTCTCCGGCCTGCGCAGCGTCCTGTCGGAGTGTGAGAAGGCTGTCCTGGGAGTCCAGGCACTTCAGAACAGATCCCCCTGTGGGGCAGCCTCATCAGGTTCTCCTAGGTCTTGTTCTGAGCAGGCTCGAGCCTTTGTGGATGATGTGACTATTGAAGATCTTTCAGGATACATGGAATACTACTTGTACATCCCCAAGAAGATGTCTCACATGGCCGAAATGATGTACACCTGA
- the LOC128975076 gene encoding oxidative stress-responsive serine-rich protein 1-like, whose translation MKTEAKDGEEESLQTAFKKLRVDTTGSPASLSGGEGASPIGQVRAVADESRPKNLCASKEPWHGSVKKPSRGVVRTQRRRRSKSPVLHPPKFIHCSTKSHPNCSQLVHKSQLGAQEDSSGFGVPVPEEAPTQCGAAPDARQKAADVEALGASVTQSASEATQESPAALSLVSKANLQPAELSDFQSMSRLSRDEPCACADEACRWRRWQEMEVYEFSGLQSTLPLPALPLPPERRTLPEDHSQPVPARTPSSSPRSCSEQARAFVDDVTIEDLSGYMEYYLYIPKKMSHMAEMMYT comes from the exons atgaaaactgaagcaaaggatggagaagaggaaagccTGCAGACAGCTTTCAAAAAACTGAGGGTTGACACCACTGG atctcctgcttctctctctggGGGTGAAGGGGCAAGTCCCATAGGACAAGTTAGAGCAGTGGCAGATGAAAGCAGACCTAAGAACTTGTGTGCTTCTAAGGAGCCCTGGCATGG GTCTGTGAAGAAGCCTTCAAGAGGGGTTGTGAGAACTCAGCGTCGCAGGCGTTCCAAGTCTCCAGTCCTCCATCCTCCAAAGTTTATCCATTGCAGCACAAAGTCGCATCCCAACTGCAGCCAGCTGGTGCACAAGAGCCAGCTTGGTGCCCAGGAGGACAGCAGTGGCTTTGGGGTGCCAGTGCCAGAGGAAGCTCCTACACAATGCGGTGCTGCTCCGGATGCCCGCCAGAAGGCAGCTGATGTCGAGGCTTTGGGAGCTTCTGTCACACAGTCAGCATCAGAGGCCACCCAGGAGTCTCCAGCTGCCCTTTCTCTGGTGTCCAAAGCaaacctgcagcctgcagagctttcTGACTTCCAGTCCAtgtccaggctgagcagggacgAGCCATGCGCGTGTGCGGATGAGGCCTGCCGGTGGAGGCGGTGGCAGGAGATGGAGGTGTATGAGTTCTCAGGCCTGCAGAGCACCttgcccctgccagccctgccactgCCCCCTGAGAGGAGAACACTGCCTGAGGACcactcccagcctgtgccagccagaACTCCCTCAAGCTCCCCACGCTCTTGCTCTGAGCAAGCCAGGGCCTTTGTGGATGATGTGACTATTGAAGATCTTTCTGGCTACATGGAATACTACTTGTACATCCCCAAGAAAATGTCCCACATGGCAGAAATGATGTACACCTGA